A window of Xylophilus sp. GW821-FHT01B05 contains these coding sequences:
- a CDS encoding TadE/TadG family type IV pilus assembly protein, with the protein MNKAARRTALARGARGQSATEFLILLPVLVLLCTAILQFGLLYQAKATLDYAALQAARAGAVGYGQMDAMRSGLADGLTPLFARSADATGLAKAKWAARSESRDGQISRIDVLNPTSTAMRDFARRGTYAGQTIRQIPNDTLMYRDERPGSASGLSIQDANLLKIRVRYCYSMFVPFANRTIHAVFGLFSSNPCGSGGLGDTEWRLPLESDAMVRMQTPYRGS; encoded by the coding sequence ATGAACAAGGCCGCCCGACGCACGGCATTGGCGCGCGGGGCACGGGGGCAGAGCGCCACCGAGTTCCTGATCCTGCTGCCGGTGTTGGTACTGCTCTGCACCGCCATCCTGCAGTTCGGCCTGCTCTACCAGGCCAAGGCCACGCTCGACTACGCAGCGCTGCAGGCCGCGCGCGCGGGCGCGGTCGGCTACGGCCAGATGGACGCCATGCGCAGCGGCCTGGCCGATGGGCTGACACCGCTGTTCGCCCGCTCCGCCGACGCCACCGGCCTGGCCAAGGCCAAGTGGGCGGCCCGCAGCGAGAGCCGCGACGGCCAGATCAGCCGCATCGACGTGCTCAACCCCACCAGCACCGCCATGCGCGACTTCGCGCGGCGCGGCACCTATGCCGGCCAGACGATCCGCCAGATCCCCAACGACACGCTGATGTACCGCGACGAGCGCCCCGGCAGCGCCTCCGGCCTGTCGATCCAGGATGCCAACCTGCTGAAGATCCGGGTGCGCTACTGCTACAGCATGTTCGTGCCCTTCGCCAACCGCACCATCCATGCGGTGTTCGGCCTGTTCTCCAGCAACCCCTGCGGCAGCGGGGGCCTGGGAGACACGGAGTGGCGGCTGCCGCTGGAGTCCGACGCCATGGTGCGCATGCAAACGCCCTATCGGGGATCGTGA
- a CDS encoding OmpA family protein gives MPLHRPSCPPSPLQRLALATLASLALAACDRAPPPAAHAAPPVTAAAAQPAPTPVAAAPASPPAAAQQNLAGVDSGAFVQGHEPGSRDWFGLLNAFTGDTLGYTRNGSRDEIVVALAQSSTLDLLRFRGLDEALARHNPTRVEVAAADQASGPWKTVLQQALPAQQAGFKAEFKLDPPVQARFLRLQLQNDNPPGEAQIGLGQFMAYGSVPAEPPPARQIGGTLRFPIGFGASGFVVLQQSGAAVQGCVLDAQRGDDGRLHIAAIEGTLAGGIEAGGQLRFTTTATDGTTRRGIMSFSPDGSQVYAALFRGDAVEEAAGSRVPLGAQPQCAPSAEADDNALSQPLEAAGRVSLYGINFDLDASTLRPDARPAIAQIVALARKHADWRFTIEGHTDASGSEAHNQKLSEDRATAVVEALKTAGVDAARLRPQGFGATKPVAPNDSPAGRATNRRVELVRQ, from the coding sequence ATGCCCCTGCACCGACCATCCTGCCCCCCATCTCCATTGCAGCGCCTGGCCCTGGCCACGCTGGCCAGCCTGGCGCTCGCCGCCTGCGACCGTGCACCGCCGCCTGCCGCACATGCAGCGCCGCCGGTTACGGCGGCCGCAGCGCAGCCAGCGCCCACCCCGGTTGCTGCCGCGCCCGCCAGTCCGCCCGCCGCAGCGCAGCAGAACCTCGCAGGCGTGGACAGCGGCGCCTTTGTGCAGGGCCACGAGCCCGGCAGCCGCGACTGGTTCGGCCTGCTCAATGCCTTCACCGGCGACACGCTGGGCTACACCCGCAACGGCTCGCGGGACGAGATCGTGGTGGCGCTGGCGCAAAGCTCCACCCTCGATCTGCTGCGTTTTCGCGGCCTGGACGAGGCCCTGGCACGCCACAACCCGACGCGGGTAGAGGTGGCGGCCGCCGATCAGGCCAGCGGCCCCTGGAAGACCGTGCTGCAGCAAGCCCTGCCGGCGCAGCAAGCGGGCTTCAAGGCCGAATTCAAGCTCGACCCACCGGTGCAGGCGCGCTTTCTGCGGCTGCAGTTACAGAACGACAACCCGCCAGGCGAGGCGCAGATCGGCCTCGGGCAGTTCATGGCCTATGGCAGCGTGCCGGCAGAGCCCCCGCCCGCGCGGCAGATCGGCGGCACGCTGCGCTTTCCCATCGGCTTTGGCGCCAGCGGCTTCGTGGTGCTGCAGCAGTCGGGCGCCGCAGTGCAAGGCTGCGTGCTGGACGCCCAGCGCGGTGACGACGGGCGCCTGCACATTGCCGCCATCGAAGGCACGCTGGCCGGCGGCATCGAGGCCGGCGGCCAGCTGCGCTTCACCACCACGGCCACCGACGGCACGACGCGTCGCGGCATCATGTCCTTCAGCCCCGACGGCAGCCAGGTCTATGCGGCGCTGTTCCGCGGCGATGCGGTGGAGGAAGCCGCCGGCAGCCGTGTGCCGCTGGGCGCACAGCCCCAGTGCGCGCCCAGCGCCGAGGCCGACGACAACGCCCTGAGCCAGCCATTGGAGGCTGCCGGCCGCGTGTCCCTCTACGGCATCAACTTCGACCTGGACGCCAGCACGCTGCGCCCGGACGCACGCCCGGCCATTGCACAGATCGTGGCGCTGGCGCGCAAGCACGCCGACTGGCGCTTCACCATCGAAGGGCACACCGACGCCTCGGGCAGCGAGGCCCACAACCAGAAGCTGTCGGAAGACCGCGCCACCGCCGTGGTAGAGGCCTTGAAGACCGCCGGCGTCGACGCCGCACGGCTGCGGCCCCAGGGCTTTGGCGCGACCAAACCGGTCGCCCCCAACGACAGTCCGGCAGGCCGCGCCACCAACCGGCGTGTGGAGCTGGTGCGGCAGTGA
- a CDS encoding M20 aminoacylase family protein, which translates to MTHLDSLVADSPEIAAIVDIRRDIHAHPELGFEEVRTSDLVAQKLTEWGIPVHRGLGRTGVVGVLRGARDSSGRTLGLRADMDALPLQESNTFAHASRNPGRMHACGHDGHTAILLATAQHLARHRDFDGTVYLIFQPAEEGGGGGRVMVEEGLFEQFPAEAVFGLHNWPGMQAGQIAVSPGPVMASASEFKITIRGKGSHAAMPHLGIDPVPIACQMVQAFQNIISRNKKPLDAGVISVTMIHAGDATNIVPNQCVLEGTVRTFSLELLDLLEARMRQVAEHTCAAFEAQCDFDFARNYPPTINHAYEAEFLRRVAVEAMGAENVVVQEPTMGAEDFSFMLQARPGAYAFLANGDGTHRDTGHGMGPCMLHNPSYDFNDALIPLGARCWVQLVHSWFAEPKRN; encoded by the coding sequence ATGACACATCTTGATTCCCTGGTCGCCGACTCGCCCGAGATCGCCGCCATCGTCGACATCCGCCGCGACATCCATGCCCACCCCGAGCTTGGCTTCGAGGAAGTGCGCACCTCTGACCTGGTCGCGCAAAAGCTCACCGAATGGGGCATTCCCGTACACCGTGGCCTGGGCCGCACCGGCGTCGTCGGTGTGCTGCGCGGCGCGCGCGACAGCAGTGGCCGCACGCTGGGCCTGCGCGCCGACATGGACGCGCTGCCGCTGCAAGAGTCCAACACCTTCGCCCACGCCAGCCGCAACCCCGGCCGCATGCACGCCTGCGGCCACGACGGCCACACGGCCATCCTGCTGGCAACCGCGCAGCACCTGGCGCGGCACCGCGACTTCGACGGCACCGTCTACCTGATCTTCCAGCCAGCAGAAGAAGGCGGTGGCGGCGGCCGGGTGATGGTGGAAGAGGGCCTGTTCGAGCAGTTCCCGGCCGAGGCCGTGTTTGGCCTGCACAACTGGCCGGGCATGCAGGCAGGCCAGATCGCGGTCAGCCCCGGGCCGGTGATGGCCTCGGCCAGCGAGTTCAAGATCACCATCCGCGGCAAGGGCTCGCATGCGGCCATGCCGCACCTGGGCATAGACCCGGTGCCGATCGCCTGCCAGATGGTGCAGGCCTTCCAGAACATCATCAGCCGCAACAAGAAGCCGCTGGACGCGGGCGTGATCTCGGTCACCATGATCCACGCCGGCGACGCCACCAACATCGTGCCCAACCAGTGCGTGCTGGAGGGCACGGTGCGCACTTTCTCGCTGGAGCTGCTGGACCTGCTGGAGGCACGCATGCGCCAGGTGGCCGAGCACACCTGTGCCGCTTTTGAGGCGCAGTGCGACTTCGACTTTGCGCGCAACTACCCGCCCACCATCAACCATGCCTACGAGGCGGAGTTCCTGCGCCGCGTGGCGGTCGAGGCGATGGGCGCAGAGAACGTCGTGGTGCAAGAGCCGACCATGGGCGCAGAGGATTTCTCTTTCATGCTGCAGGCGCGCCCCGGCGCCTACGCCTTCCTGGCCAACGGCGACGGTACGCACCGCGACACTGGCCATGGCATGGGGCCGTGCATGCTGCACAACCCGAGCTACGACTTCAACGATGCACTGATCCCGCTGGGGGCGCGTTGCTGGGTGCAATTGGTGCACAGCTGGTTTGCCGAGCCCAAGCGCAACTAA
- a CDS encoding DUF192 domain-containing protein, whose product MTGGRLRCDGRPLPLEAWRAQRLLERMRGLLGRPQGSLGALWIAPCNSIHTFAMGYAIDVAFLDAQGRVLATHAAVRPARMRWCWPARSVLELPAGGMALHGIVRGAELTFEAHA is encoded by the coding sequence GTGACGGGCGGCCGGCTCCGCTGCGACGGACGCCCGCTGCCGCTGGAGGCCTGGCGCGCCCAGCGCCTGCTGGAGCGCATGCGCGGCCTGCTCGGCCGGCCGCAGGGCAGCCTGGGCGCGCTGTGGATCGCGCCCTGCAACTCCATCCACACCTTTGCCATGGGCTATGCCATAGACGTTGCCTTTCTCGATGCACAGGGCCGCGTGCTGGCCACGCATGCGGCCGTGCGCCCGGCGCGCATGCGCTGGTGCTGGCCGGCACGCAGCGTGCTGGAACTGCCCGCAGGCGGCATGGCGCTGCACGGCATCGTGCGCGGGGCAGAGCTGACTTTCGAGGCGCATGCATGA
- a CDS encoding ABC transporter substrate-binding protein — MTLSTWSRRRFSTGLMAGGAVLATAAPRVWAQGDTRIVLGQSASLTGPTAQLGLQYQAGAKLCFDQVNAQGGVGRRTIELRSLDDGYEPERCAANTRKLIDEDALALFGYVGTPTTLAALPLANQARVPLIAPLTGAMALREPFHRNLFHLRASYDDETALIVRQLTNLGLTRIAVFHQNDTYGKAGLDGVVKALAAQKLQPAGTVTVERNSEDVSAAVKQLSAAWPEAVVQVGTYAACAAFVRAARKAGYGGTFYNVSFVGTQALADALGKEGAGVVVSQVLPSPYKTTHAAAREFLEAVKKGSGVAPNYSSFEGYLAARVLVEGLRRARTPDREGLIAGLEGIGTGTVAGFPVSFGVTDHVASHFVELSMLTGDGKVRA; from the coding sequence ATGACATTGTCCACTTGGAGCCGCCGCCGGTTTTCCACCGGCCTGATGGCTGGCGGCGCTGTGCTGGCCACCGCCGCCCCTCGCGTGTGGGCGCAGGGCGATACACGCATCGTGCTGGGCCAGTCGGCGTCGCTGACCGGGCCAACGGCGCAATTGGGCCTGCAGTACCAGGCCGGCGCCAAGCTGTGTTTTGACCAGGTCAATGCGCAGGGCGGCGTGGGGCGTCGCACGATTGAGCTGCGCAGCCTGGACGACGGCTACGAGCCCGAGCGCTGTGCGGCCAATACCCGCAAGCTGATCGATGAGGACGCATTGGCCTTGTTTGGCTACGTGGGCACGCCCACCACGCTGGCCGCGCTGCCGCTGGCGAACCAGGCGCGGGTGCCGCTGATTGCACCGTTGACGGGCGCCATGGCGCTGCGCGAGCCCTTTCACCGCAACCTGTTCCACCTGCGCGCCTCGTATGACGACGAGACGGCGCTGATCGTGCGCCAGCTCACCAACCTGGGCCTGACGCGCATAGCGGTGTTTCACCAGAACGATACCTACGGCAAGGCCGGGCTGGACGGTGTGGTGAAGGCGCTGGCGGCGCAGAAGCTGCAGCCCGCTGGCACGGTGACGGTGGAGCGCAACTCCGAGGATGTGAGTGCGGCCGTCAAGCAGTTGTCTGCGGCCTGGCCCGAGGCCGTGGTGCAGGTGGGCACCTATGCCGCCTGTGCGGCCTTTGTGCGGGCGGCGCGCAAGGCGGGCTACGGCGGTACCTTCTACAACGTCTCTTTTGTCGGCACGCAGGCGTTGGCCGACGCGCTGGGCAAGGAGGGCGCGGGCGTGGTCGTGTCGCAGGTGCTGCCTTCGCCCTACAAGACCACGCATGCAGCGGCGCGTGAATTTCTGGAGGCCGTGAAGAAGGGCAGCGGTGTGGCGCCCAACTACTCCAGCTTCGAGGGCTACCTGGCCGCGCGTGTGCTGGTCGAAGGCCTGCGCCGCGCGCGCACGCCCGACCGCGAAGGCCTGATCGCCGGCCTGGAAGGCATTGGCACGGGCACGGTCGCCGGCTTTCCCGTGAGTTTTGGCGTGACCGACCATGTGGCCTCGCATTTCGTCGAGCTATCGATGCTGACGGGCGACGGCAAGGTCCGCGCCTGA
- a CDS encoding type II secretion system F family protein, with product MLALILCAVFLVLVAVLWFGTRLGRIWLLSRTASVASEVESSLADLFIFVNTQQIAGLSILSVILLPLLTFLLTQNLVFTALSLPAAFMLPRVYLKRLHRQRLLLIEEQLPDALLMLSGALRAGASFPVALESVVHESRPPVSQEFDLLLREIRLGVDLADALDNMERRVPVQDFLMVTAAISIAREVGGNLAETLESVARTLREKHQMEGKIRSLTAQGKMQGLVMTGLPLFLILVLRQMEPVAMAPLFDSPIGWATLAVICVMELLGYKAISKITNIRV from the coding sequence ATGCTTGCGCTCATTCTTTGCGCCGTCTTCCTGGTGCTGGTGGCCGTGCTGTGGTTTGGCACGCGGCTGGGCCGCATCTGGCTGCTGTCGCGCACCGCCAGCGTGGCCTCGGAGGTGGAGTCCTCGCTGGCCGACCTGTTCATCTTCGTCAACACGCAACAGATCGCCGGGCTGAGCATTCTGTCGGTCATCCTGCTGCCGCTGCTGACCTTCCTGCTCACGCAGAACCTGGTGTTCACGGCGCTGTCGCTGCCGGCGGCCTTCATGCTGCCGCGCGTCTACCTCAAGCGCCTGCACCGCCAGCGGCTGCTGCTGATCGAAGAGCAGTTGCCTGACGCATTGCTGATGCTTTCCGGCGCGCTGCGCGCCGGCGCCAGCTTTCCGGTGGCGCTGGAGAGCGTGGTGCATGAGTCACGGCCACCGGTCTCGCAGGAGTTCGACCTGCTGCTGCGGGAGATCCGCCTGGGCGTGGACCTGGCCGACGCGCTGGACAACATGGAACGCCGCGTGCCGGTGCAGGATTTCCTGATGGTGACCGCCGCCATCTCCATCGCGCGCGAGGTCGGCGGCAACCTGGCCGAAACGCTGGAGTCCGTGGCGCGCACGCTGCGCGAGAAGCACCAGATGGAGGGCAAGATCCGCTCGCTGACCGCGCAGGGAAAGATGCAGGGCCTGGTCATGACCGGTCTGCCGCTGTTCCTGATCCTGGTGCTGCGGCAGATGGAGCCGGTCGCCATGGCGCCGCTGTTTGACTCGCCCATAGGCTGGGCCACGCTGGCGGTGATCTGCGTGATGGAGCTGCTGGGCTACAAGGCGATCAGCAAGATCACCAACATCCGGGTCTGA
- a CDS encoding ATPase, T2SS/T4P/T4SS family, translating into MFEIRVEGRAAEGRSFRFGERCTIGRLPECNIVLKGVLIGKLHATLEEREGRVYLHDKGGIASTLVNGDPVTSYGPVLEKDRIEIGGYQLVVTPQAAHDAPPASKPPAPPPAATPILVATAPPPPPAPAVMPLPARPRHKATAPEPAEEVQPINSATGIELRKLAHQRLIEAMDLRRVNVARMDEGELESMVNSLLDTILESDKRLEHPHIPKPVLKKSVRDEVIGLGPLEELLDDPAVTEIMVNRHDQIFVEREGRLTRSPVIFTDDRAVLGAIERIVAPLGRRIDESSPMVDARLKDGSRVNAIIPPLALRGPSITIRKFSKRKLQAEDMVAFGSLSPAMVDFLRVAVEQRANIVISGGTGSGKTTLLNVLSNFIQRNERVVTVEDAAELQLTQPNLVSLEARPANMEGKGTVTIRDLVKNCLRMRPDRIVVGECRGGEALDMLQAMNTGHDGSLTTAHANTPRDCLARLEVMTLMAGLDLPMTAIREQVCSAVDIIVQQSRFACGSRRVTHITEVSGMETGTIQLQDIFLFKEDGYGADGKIRGEFVPTAYIPDFYQSLMRRGIPVDTSIFSERKAA; encoded by the coding sequence ATGTTCGAGATCCGCGTTGAGGGCCGTGCCGCCGAAGGCCGCAGCTTCCGCTTCGGGGAGCGCTGCACCATCGGGCGCCTGCCGGAATGCAACATCGTGCTCAAGGGCGTGCTGATCGGCAAGCTGCACGCCACGCTGGAAGAGCGCGAGGGCCGTGTCTACCTGCATGACAAAGGCGGCATCGCCTCGACGCTGGTCAACGGCGACCCGGTCACCAGCTACGGCCCGGTGCTGGAGAAAGACCGCATCGAGATCGGCGGCTACCAACTGGTGGTGACGCCGCAGGCCGCGCACGATGCGCCGCCCGCATCCAAGCCGCCAGCGCCGCCGCCAGCGGCCACGCCGATTCTGGTCGCCACGGCACCGCCTCCGCCCCCCGCGCCCGCAGTCATGCCGCTGCCCGCACGCCCACGCCACAAGGCCACGGCGCCGGAGCCTGCTGAAGAAGTGCAGCCGATCAACAGCGCCACCGGCATCGAGCTGCGCAAGCTGGCGCACCAGCGCCTGATCGAGGCCATGGACCTGCGCCGCGTCAACGTGGCGCGCATGGACGAGGGCGAGCTGGAGTCCATGGTCAACAGCCTGCTCGACACCATCCTGGAGAGCGACAAGCGCCTCGAACACCCGCACATTCCCAAGCCCGTGCTCAAGAAGAGCGTGCGCGACGAGGTGATTGGCCTGGGCCCGCTGGAAGAGCTGCTGGACGACCCGGCCGTCACCGAAATCATGGTCAACCGGCACGACCAGATCTTTGTCGAGCGTGAAGGACGGCTGACGCGCTCGCCCGTGATCTTCACCGACGACCGCGCGGTGCTGGGCGCAATCGAGCGCATCGTCGCACCGCTGGGCCGCCGCATTGATGAGAGCTCGCCCATGGTGGACGCGCGGCTCAAGGACGGCTCGCGGGTCAACGCCATCATCCCGCCGCTGGCGCTGCGCGGCCCGAGCATCACCATCCGCAAGTTCTCCAAGCGCAAGCTGCAGGCCGAGGACATGGTGGCCTTCGGCTCGCTGTCGCCCGCCATGGTCGACTTCCTGCGCGTGGCGGTGGAGCAGCGCGCCAACATCGTCATCTCCGGCGGCACTGGCTCGGGCAAGACCACGCTGCTGAACGTGCTGTCCAACTTCATCCAGCGGAACGAGCGCGTGGTCACCGTGGAGGACGCGGCAGAGCTGCAGCTGACCCAGCCCAACCTGGTGTCACTGGAGGCGCGCCCGGCCAACATGGAAGGCAAGGGCACGGTCACCATCCGCGACCTGGTGAAGAACTGCCTGCGCATGCGGCCAGACCGCATCGTCGTCGGCGAATGCCGCGGCGGCGAGGCACTGGACATGCTGCAGGCCATGAACACCGGCCATGACGGCTCGCTGACCACGGCCCACGCCAACACGCCGCGCGACTGCCTGGCCCGGCTGGAGGTGATGACGCTGATGGCCGGCCTGGACCTGCCCATGACCGCCATCCGCGAGCAGGTCTGCTCGGCCGTGGACATCATCGTGCAGCAGTCGCGCTTTGCCTGCGGCTCGCGCCGCGTCACGCACATCACCGAAGTCAGCGGCATGGAGACCGGCACCATCCAGCTGCAGGACATCTTCCTGTTCAAGGAAGACGGCTACGGCGCAGACGGCAAGATCCGCGGCGAGTTCGTGCCGACGGCCTACATACCGGACTTCTACCAGTCGCTGATGCGCCGCGGCATACCGGTCGACACCTCGATCTTCAGCGAACGCAAGGCGGCCTAG
- a CDS encoding lytic transglycosylase domain-containing protein: MTRLQRLALLVLATLALSAQAEVQRSRLEGAVELITLHAPRGAAPFAAPRPAPPRSDYAALAQDAAQRTGLDAPLIRAVMHAESAFNATAVSPKGAQGLMQLMPATAALYGVQDAYDPRQNVLAGASHLRYLLQRFGQDIPLALAAYNAGEGAVERYDRRIPPYAETRGYVERVLALRERYLAGDAAPASAPARRPAATGSPAGPLWRRASGTQQWVMFSAP, translated from the coding sequence GTGACAAGGCTGCAGCGGCTGGCCCTTCTAGTTCTGGCCACGCTGGCGCTGTCAGCGCAGGCAGAGGTTCAGCGCTCGCGCCTGGAGGGCGCGGTGGAGCTGATCACCCTGCATGCGCCGCGCGGTGCGGCCCCATTCGCCGCACCACGCCCGGCCCCGCCGCGCAGCGACTACGCCGCGCTGGCGCAGGACGCGGCCCAGCGCACCGGGCTGGACGCACCGCTGATCCGTGCCGTCATGCATGCGGAATCGGCCTTCAATGCCACGGCCGTGTCGCCCAAGGGCGCCCAGGGCCTGATGCAGTTGATGCCGGCCACCGCCGCGCTGTACGGCGTGCAGGACGCCTACGACCCGCGCCAGAACGTGCTGGCCGGCGCCAGCCATCTGCGCTATCTGCTGCAGCGCTTCGGGCAGGACATCCCGTTGGCGCTGGCCGCCTACAACGCGGGCGAGGGTGCCGTGGAGCGCTACGACCGGCGCATCCCGCCGTATGCGGAAACGCGCGGCTACGTCGAGCGCGTGCTCGCCTTGCGCGAGCGCTACCTGGCGGGCGACGCCGCGCCCGCTAGCGCGCCCGCCAGGCGCCCCGCCGCCACCGGCAGCCCGGCCGGGCCGCTGTGGCGCCGTGCCTCGGGCACGCAGCAGTGGGTGATGTTCAGCGCGCCCTGA
- a CDS encoding pilus assembly protein N-terminal domain-containing protein, translating to MHRLLALSRPSLFLHTCVGALLAGTAALGPVPAAAQTERATDSAAQQRPVIELYQGEVRALDVQGTIKRIAIGNGSLVSSTITAGRLLLLAEAAGTTSLVVWTENGIALQAKLRVTPTDLQETLSYVRGALADVPGLRIQQQGGKVVLTGMVHEEQLAYVRTVAQRSEDIVNLVRADEGAAPRKTIHFKLQIMEITKRGQENIGIQWDQSINGPQASIAGNAIRTGRYRTLPSSDAASFDNTPGSVNGRSSGAYLGIATSIFSRINIAISDGDAFLLAAPELNSRSGGAATFLAGGEVPIPRAGAFGTTDVTYKPYGIRLNINPTVDSRGNIAAGLETEISQIDPSITYGGFPAFLTRRTTSDLSLRAGETIALSGLVSADSSRAIDKVPLLGDVPVLGRLFRSDAFRSNKSDLVIFVTPMLVDPQAPATETLLDRAGQIDQGYRHDNGDPSPLPALKARREQEDAEQAARSRSGAPSAAPATTPPASAEALPPGTALDPAPPRE from the coding sequence ATGCACCGCCTTCTCGCGCTGTCGCGCCCCTCTCTCTTCCTCCACACCTGCGTCGGCGCCTTGCTCGCAGGCACCGCCGCGCTGGGGCCCGTGCCTGCCGCAGCGCAAACCGAGCGCGCGACAGACAGCGCCGCGCAGCAGCGCCCTGTGATCGAGCTGTACCAGGGCGAGGTACGCGCGCTGGATGTCCAGGGCACGATCAAGCGCATTGCCATCGGCAACGGCAGCCTGGTGAGCAGCACCATCACCGCCGGCAGGCTGTTGCTGCTGGCCGAAGCGGCCGGCACCACCAGCCTGGTGGTCTGGACCGAGAACGGCATCGCCCTGCAGGCCAAGCTGCGCGTCACGCCCACCGACCTGCAGGAAACGCTGAGCTATGTGCGCGGCGCGCTGGCCGACGTGCCAGGGCTGCGCATCCAGCAGCAAGGCGGCAAGGTGGTGCTGACCGGCATGGTGCACGAGGAGCAACTGGCCTATGTCCGCACGGTGGCGCAGCGCTCCGAGGACATCGTGAACCTGGTGCGCGCGGACGAGGGCGCGGCGCCGCGCAAGACCATCCATTTCAAGCTGCAGATCATGGAGATCACCAAGCGCGGCCAGGAGAACATCGGCATCCAGTGGGACCAGTCGATCAACGGCCCGCAGGCATCCATTGCCGGCAATGCGATCCGCACCGGCCGCTACCGGACCTTGCCCAGCTCCGACGCCGCAAGCTTCGACAACACGCCGGGCAGCGTCAACGGCCGCTCCAGCGGGGCCTATCTGGGCATTGCGACCTCGATCTTCTCGCGCATCAACATCGCCATCTCGGATGGCGACGCCTTCCTGCTGGCCGCGCCCGAACTCAACAGCCGCAGCGGCGGCGCCGCCACCTTCCTGGCCGGCGGCGAGGTGCCCATCCCGCGCGCGGGCGCCTTCGGCACCACCGATGTCACCTACAAGCCCTACGGCATCCGGCTGAACATCAACCCCACCGTGGACTCGCGCGGCAATATCGCCGCCGGGCTGGAAACCGAGATCAGCCAGATCGACCCCTCCATTACCTATGGCGGCTTCCCGGCCTTCCTCACCCGGCGCACCACCTCCGACCTGTCGCTGCGCGCGGGCGAGACCATTGCCCTCTCCGGCCTGGTGAGCGCGGACTCCTCCCGCGCCATCGACAAGGTACCGCTGCTGGGTGACGTGCCGGTGCTGGGCCGCCTGTTCCGCTCGGATGCGTTTCGCAGCAACAAGAGCGACCTGGTGATCTTCGTCACGCCGATGCTGGTGGACCCGCAGGCACCTGCCACCGAGACGCTGCTGGACCGCGCCGGCCAGATCGACCAGGGCTACCGCCACGACAACGGCGACCCCAGCCCGCTGCCGGCACTGAAGGCCCGCCGCGAACAAGAAGACGCCGAGCAAGCCGCCCGCAGCAGGAGTGGCGCCCCCAGCGCTGCGCCCGCCACTACCCCACCGGCATCGGCCGAGGCACTGCCGCCCGGCACCGCCCTGGACCCGGCGCCACCGCGCGAATAG
- a CDS encoding type II secretion system F family protein translates to MHTTLLIVSLALGFGTLALGFMLWWSLSRLTQAIPKEDRGYLDPLPRQLRALWPVVKFIDHHFGRFFPKRLLDSTQEMLRITGMLFLMNARQFVALRLLSALLFGLLVAALMLPLAAFSFLPMLAGTLLGFYYPRIWLRDVRKKTVDAVVRHLPVFLDFLTMSVEAGLNITGAMQHAVAKGPEGPLRREFEHVLRDLKSGLNRADALRRMDDRLRMKEVTNFVGAVIQSERMGSGLASTLRFQSEQRRSERFQRAEKQAMEAPVKLIFPLVVFIFPVTFIVLGFPIVMKFIQEGLL, encoded by the coding sequence ATGCACACCACCCTGCTCATCGTGTCCCTCGCGCTTGGCTTTGGCACGCTCGCCCTGGGTTTCATGCTCTGGTGGTCGCTGTCGCGGCTGACGCAGGCCATACCCAAGGAAGACCGCGGCTACCTCGACCCGCTGCCGCGCCAACTGCGCGCACTCTGGCCCGTGGTGAAGTTCATCGACCACCATTTCGGCCGCTTTTTCCCCAAGCGCCTGCTGGACTCCACGCAAGAGATGCTGCGCATCACCGGCATGCTGTTCCTGATGAATGCGCGCCAGTTTGTCGCGCTGCGGCTGCTGTCGGCCCTGCTCTTTGGTCTGCTGGTAGCGGCACTGATGCTGCCGCTGGCGGCGTTCTCCTTCCTGCCCATGCTGGCCGGCACGTTGCTGGGCTTCTACTACCCGCGCATCTGGCTGCGCGACGTGCGCAAGAAGACGGTGGATGCGGTGGTGCGGCACCTGCCGGTGTTCCTCGACTTCCTCACCATGAGCGTGGAGGCCGGCCTCAATATCACCGGCGCCATGCAGCACGCCGTGGCCAAGGGCCCGGAAGGGCCGCTGCGCCGCGAGTTCGAGCACGTGCTGCGCGACCTGAAATCGGGCCTGAACCGCGCCGACGCATTGCGCCGCATGGACGACCGGCTGCGCATGAAGGAGGTGACCAACTTCGTGGGCGCGGTGATCCAGTCCGAACGCATGGGCTCGGGCCTGGCCAGCACGCTGCGCTTCCAGTCCGAGCAGCGCCGCAGCGAGCGCTTCCAGCGCGCCGAGAAGCAGGCCATGGAAGCCCCGGTCAAGCTGATCTTCCCGCTGGTGGTGTTCATCTTCCCCGTGACCTTCATCGTGCTGGGCTTCCCCATCGTGATGAAGTTCATACAGGAGGGCCTGCTGTGA